The stretch of DNA ttttggatGGCTGGCAactcttgggaaggttcactgctgttccatgttttcactatttgtggataaaggctctcactgtggttggctggagtcccaaagctttagaaatggctttatatccttttccacactgatagatctcaattcatctcacttaagttatgttttaacaggatgggggcaatcactttttcacatagggccatgtagctttggatgtttttctccctgaataataattttaatttaaaaactgtattttttgttcagttgtgttgtcattgactaatatttacatttgttagatgacaaacatgcaaaaaagtacgaaatcaggaagggggaaacacTTTCTGCCCTCTGTTCGCTGTGTATGCAACAACTTCATTTGGAAAGACAACAAGCTGGAAGATGTGTTGAGAATATTAACTTCACGTTTTCTAAGTATAATAGTAGAAAATGTAGGAGTGGAATTCTTTCTTCATGTGTAAAACAGTGTTGAACGTGTTTCATAACTGTAAGACGCATATTATTGGGTTTAGAGTATGAAAATGGACATTTTGGGGAGTTTTTTTTACAACCGATCATGGAGAGTATTGGAACATAATCCCCACAAATAGCTGGGGGGCGCTACTGTACGGTCATCCCTTCACTCTATCAccatttataatataataataattatatatatatatataaaacaacatttatataataataataatacaataatattttaaaaaaataggaataaatagtcttgttttgtggttgaatacagcatataaaatatgcatatctaaGCAAGTTTGACATATTatgaaatgaagtaaaatacaactataaggcatGCAGAAGACATagtgaaatgtagtattctacactggtcacaaggtgtcagtaatgttgcattcaTGAGACAATATACACCTCAGGAACTACTGTACAAAAAGGAATGACAAGGAAccctcccaatgctaacatgtgagtctacaTTTTGCCtgaaatagcttattttctcttattatgtctactatattgcgtactaggagtgttaaggtgactataggggtgttattttatgtcttgaCGACTCTAATAAATCTTAAaaggtgtatttagaagatcataaacaggttttctatggcttacatgtcttattgtctgttactatgtctactatattgtcaacaaaagtgtaaaagtgactataggggtgttatttcatgtctcgagggcttttattaatgttaaaatcatatttagaaggtcggaaacaggttttctttgctcttacgacagaaatattccattcacTCATCAAGTCGgctctgggaccaattaaccgccataaacgagggattactggatatAAATACAACTCACCTGAACACAGGCGTGGACTGAGACACATGGATGGTGGATGATTCCATTAATACCAATATAGTTTCATTCatagtgtggggaaaaaaaccttgTATGTTCTCTAAatgtaatagttttttttaaattatatttttgtataacGCTGCTGAtagtttattcaaataaatagcACATAAGAGTAAACAGACACTTTAAGGCaccaaaataatacattttaagacTTCCCCTTAAAAGGATCTGTGCAAACATAGTAAAACGctagtgacaggaagtgacgctcaCCGATGGCCCGCCGGAAATTCTCCATCAGTACTTCTGTCTTTTTAATCTCCGAGGAGTAGACCTCGCTGCCCACCATGGGGCAGAAAGGCACCTTGTTGCCCAGCTCCTGCGCTATGGCTAAAGCCAGCGCCGTCTATACAGGAgaagaataaaacataaaaacactaGAGCACGCATTTGTACTGCTCATGCTGATATGAAATGTTGCGTCACCTTTCCAGTGCCTGGTGGTCCAGCCAGTAAAACCGCCCTTCCTGCCATCTTCTTGGAGCGGATCAGCTCAACAATGATGCCACAAGCCTGGAAAACCCATTGCAGAAATGCAGAAAGCTGTGACAGGGATTGCATGATGCATACTTCAAAGACAACCTGCTACTACTACGATGGGATGCTCAATTcacgcaaaacacacacaaaggccAGGAAAAACATAACTGCAATATCATGCAATTCattatttcacacatttttggaaGAGATAAACAATCCTGCTGCACTAAAACAAACTATACAACACTCTTGATAGTGTTGCAGTTCTGACTAAAGGTGAATCTAAGCACAGTTTAATCATTTATAAGATTTACACTTTTGAGTCGTATATTTCACTACTTAACCCCTATATAGCTCCCATATGCGCAGTCTTCGTCGAAAACCCATGAGTccgtgaaacttgagtcttcgtcaagcacccGCGAGTGAATAATGGTTCGTTTAGTCGAGTCTGTGATGCAGCTAGGGTAGGAAGGGGAAAgcagagttgatttgaggcaatgAGCGGATTAGTTGCTTTTCCCAACGgatttacacatttacacaaacGCAGCTAGAGTAACAGTAGCAAAATTAGCGACATGTTAGCTGGTTTCCTTGTGTAATTGCTAGCGGTACCAGGGGTGGTCagtgaacgagttaacggaGACGAGCACCCGCGGGTACAGGAGCAGTCAAACCAAAACCCTCgcgagttttgaacgactcgttcaCGACTCGCACATCTCTGTTACGCACTCAAAAGTATGGAAGTGATGGAATTGAATCACAGCCTTTGTGTTCTGTTTACACAAAGTGTGCAACAGCGACTCCACGTGCTAGCCGACTTAGCTTAACGGCGCAGGCCGGACATAGAAACACACTATTTCGTGCTAGCAAAAGTGTTAACTCCTGGAACTTCAAACAATAGAACAATAAAGCAACATCAACATTACCTCCCTTGCAGCTTCCTGCCCCACCAAACCACACGCCGTCTGTTTAGCGTTACCGGCCTCATCTAAGCCCAGTCCTTTGACGTGACTGTGAGAGGCGATCCGCTGAGTCTTCGTGGTGCTCTTCACCTCCTCAATCTTCATGGTTGTGTGTACAGTTTGTGCCACAAAACTCGGTTAAAGTCTTAAGAAAAATGACCACTTGCGCTTCGATTGACCACTTGCCGCCGCAATCGCCGCCGAAACTCAAAACACAAGAAGAATGGTTTCCATGTGGGGTTACTAAGGAAAGTTGGCGGAAGTGTTACCTCCAAGGCCCCGCCTGTTTTTGAGTTATACGCCACACGATTGGGTAACGACAGCACAGGGAGCACATTAATTGGCTGTGACTTTTGtcaattattactattatggAAATTTGGCTTGTAGGCTTTTTATTTCCGGTTGCGTTTTAAGTTTTCCGTCGTAGTGGAAACAGCTAGAACATTAACCGTCAGTGAAATAAATGTCAAATAAGTGTGTAAAATAACAGTAGAAGTAGAGGTTTTAATAGCACTGTGAATATATGTTATGCTTACATATATAGCGTTGTTGGAGTTGCTTATAGCAAGTAAACGCTACTCAAGCTAACACGAGGAAGAGGCGACGTTCACGTCAACTTTTGCAGTAATGTGAGCTTTATATGTATAATTTAATACAGTATTATGTTGTGTAATTATGTGTGTAAGTATATTTCTCGTATAATTACAGTGTCGGGCAGTGACAATATCACCCGAGTCCATGGTCCAAGCAAATAACAGAAAGTGCTACTAAGAGGTGACCGCTGGTGAACATGGCTGACAGTCGGACCGAAACGTTAAATTTCAACGTCGGGGTCCTGGGACATGTCGACAGCGGCAAGACGTCGCTGGCTCGGGCGCTGAGCAGCACCGCCTCCACGGCAGCCTTCGACAAGAACCCCCAGTCCCGCGAGAGAGGCATCACCCTGGACCTCGGCTTCTCCTCCTTCACGGTGGACCTTCCGGATCACCTGCGGGACAGCGAGGGCGGGCGGCCGTATGACCGCCTGCAGTTCACCCTAGTGGACTGCCCAGGACATGCCTCTCTCATTCGGACTATTATTGGAGGTAAGGCATTtatattttaccttttttgtgAAAGAGAAAATTATTCATTTTCACTCCTGTTGTCCCGCATAactccagcagggggcgccagCCACACAGCGCAGTACACTATCGCCTCAATTTTTTCCTTATTGCTTCACAACGAAATAAATATACATGGACTAgtccaaaatgtattaaaatatgaATTGCATGCAAAATTATTTTGTCACAACCCCCTCTTGAGTGCACAAATTAAAGTGTTCTATGCACAAATAAGCAAATAAATCAGTcatgaaatacataaaaagcATACATATTTCCGATACAattcaaatattaattaattactggtCAGTTTAATGCATTCACACTTTTAAAAGCTTTTTTAAGTAAATTTGGTAAcatttgaataaatgaatgcattgcgTTTACTTCATTTTGGAACAAACAAACTGGTTTGAAACAATAATGTCACAAAAATGAAGGAGGAtgttaaaaagacaaacacaataagtgaataaatacattgaccatgaaatactgtacatgagtgAATGGGTTCGGTACCATTATTTCAGGTTCATAGTTTaataagaatgacacttttaatAAATGCGTTCACATTTGAAAGTATCTCATTGACCACAAATCcttcatacatactgtacatggtaTTTTTTGTAAGAATATTGTACTTTTTATGGGATTGGATAAGTTTGgacaacaacgctccatttgacataatgtgacctgcatattagcaaagctacagcgacattgttcaTTAGCATGTGATCCTTTTGGCTATTTTCAAAGCTATCACGTTACAAAGACAGTGCtttcatgttaggtgttagcatgttaacagttagcatgctaatgtcaGCATGATAACCTTTAAGCCACCGTTGTACTGCATGTATAAACGTACATGATGACTAAgcgctattatgctaggtgttagcatgctaacagtcaGCAGACTAGCTAGAGCATTTCCGTTTGGCGTCAGCTCGTCAGGGTTTGGGATTCGACAGGGAGTGCAGCATCGCAGTTCGGGGTCAGCATCGCCAGCAGTCACACGAAGTTTCTTCCGAAATTTCACAATTATAGTTGCTatcaacattgttacgcccaagaactacgttactggcttagtgacacctcgccacaccacgcctgctagcgactagcttcaccacacactagcGAAAggcaacgctacatattggagctgccgccactgctgctgtgtttttgttcctttctatgttgctatgtgaaatcaatgcacccaggaaggaagctccCAAAATACTAAAAGTATTCCAAAAATTGAAGGCTGCGGGACCACTTTGATAGAAGACAAAGAAAATGCAACAGCTCATCATATATCTCataaataatgcatttattGGACTTTTTAGGGTATGTGGAGCCAATAAAACTTGTTTCAGGCCCAAAATGGAGGCCGCGTTGCACTTTGGACAGAGTGTATCATCATTGCCGCGCTGTTGCAGAGTCACTTCAGATGTTACACGGCACTGGAAAAACATGATGCTGGCGCAGAAATCCAGCGGAGGGCACATGTTAGAGATTATGCTGGGAAGGAGAATGTAGCGATTGGGGTGTACATATATTAAAACTCCCCCTTGTCCCTCCCTGGTCCCAAATGGGGAAAGGACAGGAAAGCGATGGAGCCAAGTGGAAGCAGAGAAAAGCGCAGGAAAGCAAAGTCAGGAAAGACAACCAAGCGTGCAGCAGCTCTAGTTTCAACCCTCCAGCCTTATTCTCCTCATTTCTTCCCTTGTTGGGCTGTTTTTCTTGGACTCGTGTGTCCTGTCCTGTTTGCACGTGTATTGTCGGTCACCATCACACTCATTTTTAGCACAGGCGCGCGTGCACGTGCTAAATTCACTCAACAaagtgttggtgtgtgtgtgtgtgtgtgtgtgtgtgtgtgtgtctctcgtAGGAGCGCAGATCATCGACCTGATGATGCTGGTGGTGGACGTGGTGAAAGGGGTGCAGACTCAAACCGCCGAGTGTCTGCTGATCGGCGAGCTGACCTGTCCTCGCATGGTGGTCGTGCTGAACAAGACCGACCTTCTGCCAGCCAGCAAGAGGCAGAGCGCCGTGGAGAAGATGACCAGGAGACTACACAAAACGCTGGAGAACACCAGGTCTGCATTGTGCGACCGGAGGCCGACTTTCATCAGTTTTAACGcatcttttctttctttgtttttttttagatttaaggACTGTCCAGTCATTGCAGTGGCAGCCAAGCCCGGGGGCCCCGAAGCTCCTGACGCAGAGGAACCGCAGGGGGTATCGGAGTTAATCGAGGTAAAAACCCTGGCTCCCTCATGCATCTGCGACTGATTTAAATGCCCCCCATTGTGTGACCTTTTAGCAATAATacagtcctgatcaaaatgAACAGCGGTTGAAAAATGTGTAGAATATACATTTTAGGGATTATCCCGAtcccatcttcaggatcgggataaTCGGCTGCCGACCGACTTCCGCCGCGAGATCAGGttgatccggttgccgtacaacgttggtaactctgggccacactgcAACACggcaggtgcggtaatgcgcctcaaagctgctTGCTGCTCGACTCCCGCCAGCCGCAGGAAGatgaaaaggcaacaccaccatgcagacatgtccgccgtGTACCGTGGGGGAGTTAgtttggctccgtagctacagcggtagttccccctcactgtgcccggactgctgtgtcatggtgcggggagctcacaccGGAAGTGCCCCTCTacccgctggttgtttatactagggaccgtcaataaattactattgcgtttgaagagagtttgtttaaaaaaaaataaaaaaaaaagtcatatattctaaatgacACCACAAATGGATCTTATAACCATGTcacatgattagtcctaccctgaaagtattttgcacgcccatttttttccaatttaaccttttattggatggacttttattggattagggacctgactcacagaggtttcttccaaaagccaaacaatattgttggtcatactGTGAAATAAAAGACATTCAGCCAtactttgcattatttttaatgctttgacgagctattttcataaattcatgtttgtaacaaaagcttattattatttaaaataaaaaaaaaagaatcgttATTGGATTGGTTCAGCAAgactaaaaaaaatcatctcgGAAGCCAAGAAATGTGGACCGGGACATCGCtgctacattttgcactgttggatcttaaggaggctctaagtagagcttcagcatgcaaaaagaagaaatgggagtgagacaaaaaagctaTTCATTGCAAAGAAGAAttcaagtgaaacaggctggTCAAaaggttattaaaaaaaaaaagaagcctaaaatagaattaaaatGAGTAAGTCacgagtagctgtgccattcttctGAAAAATAGCTTTGGGCGTGCTTgacgccagtgtttccaggaggccagtgggaatgttgctccaggtggggaAGATGGTctgatgttaaaaagcgtatttagaaagtcataaacaggttttctatgctcaaactacgaaaatattcaatttattaacattgaatcccggatcacagaaattcatttatcagtctggaaccaattcaatTTTCCAGTAATGATGAGAAATGAAGTGTAGTGCAGTTGTCATTTCAATTAGCATCGTGCCGATCATTCTTCTTTGCCTCTTTTGATGTTATGAAGAAAAGTAATGTCACTTTATTAGCAAAGTGGTGAaatattgggggaaaaaagttattttttcaaagtcataatattatgacaaaaaaacgtaacaaataaacaaaataaagttgtcatttttgtaaaattaggatgggaaaaaatgattatgttacaagaataaagtcaaaatattatgagagtaaagtcataattactagaagaaatttacaagaagaaagttgaaatagttggaaaatgtaaagaagaaatggaaccccccccccagctataataaaaaaaaaaattgtcaaaatataaagacgAAAAAACTAAAAACGAAGTCACAATtcgacattttagtagcatagagttgaaataaaaataactcattcaatcccatccatttttcaaaatagcgtccattttaaagcattttgactgatctttcaaggcacacagaatattgtgttgtatggctgcagaaacatggaacctaccaaaagaaacatcagACTCCCGTCTTCAAGTTTCAAGTTTATTAGCCATATCAACAGTATAGGTATACAGTTGCTAGGAATGTATTTGGTGCGCTCACAGTTTGACAATACAATCACGACAATACAACTCGAGAAACAAAACTAAGGAGGGGTCAAAAACAGCACATAGAAGACAGGAATGACGGCGTATGAACATTGAAAAAGTGTATCGGTAAAGGTGCATGGTTGTACGGGGCTGCTGGAGTAACAGCGTGCAAAATAAGCAGAAGAGGTAGCAGGTCGGTAGTGGAGTCCAGTAAGTGTTAGCGCACATTCAAGTGGCGGATGGCTTGTGGGTAGGTGCTGTCCCTAGAACGTGTGGGTTTGCATGTGATGCTCCGGTACCTTCtacctgtctttcatcaggaaaaaaaagtttgtttctaccattttgcgttctttagtaatcagcagtagaacataggtacgtttcaggaaaatatcagttcctgactaaaaaaaaaaaaaaaagagggggagAAAGGATTTTTGAAAGGATACAGAAATATTTTGTGCTTtggtgacagctcaaatatctaaacaactataccaacataaacaacacaaaaagcatcaaaaatcaaaatgtatctacaatacaataaatatatataatataactaTAACACCATCCACcattggaactgaactgtgtgcgcAAGCGTGCGTTTTAAAATGTCCCAACAATGCGTAACctcctgcacgctacactcctccacttcctccgtcctgtcatgtgtgttttttttccatgcagcTTCACATGCCAagctcttgtcaaatgcacttctgccaccttgtggccattttcatggcttaaaactgctctaaaagtgacgtCCGTGAGTTTGCCCCACGCAGAAAGACGTtgggggtttataaaaacgtacaaaTACAAGTTTGGTATTGAATGCTATTAtaaacgaggggcgactgtaatACGGGACCTTTTTAAATGCACCAACTGCACACAAGGGGCTAAATACATGAGTTCCGTTATATCCTAgtaaaagtagcaatttttgTGATTAGTGACTTGTTCCAGAGATCTCTCCCGCCTTGCATTGGATGACATTAGATCGAGCGAGTGTGTTCCCTCTGTAAGATAAGTCGTGGGTTTTCACATGTATCCTTCCTCCTGCTCAGCTGTTGAAGGAACAGACGTATCTCCCGCGGAGAGACCCCGGAGGCGACCTGCTGATGGCGGTGGACCACTGCTTCTCCATCCGTGGCCAGGGGACGGTCATGACCGGGACCATCCTGCAGGGGTCGCTGGCCGTCAACGACACGGTGGAAATCCCAGCGCTGAAGGTAAGAAAGCGGGCACTCGATGCGTACTGTGTGCGCTCTATCGTTACTTTCTGCAAATACTGAATATCTTTGTCGATGCTGCaatgaaaaggggggggggggcgaggcCGAGTGCCTGTGTTAGGCAACCTTAGACCTTAGAACTAGGAGCGCTGCACATGCCATCTCAAAGGCAAACCAAACACTTCTCATTTTCACCTCATGGTGGCAGCAAGTGCTTACTTTAAAAGCCGTTTTATTTTGGCTGCTCTGCCAGTGATGCAATGATTGATGGTTGATGGTCAACCAGCTAGATATTATACTTTATAGTGGCGGTTTCCAAAGTTATCTTCCGCTCAGAGATTATAATACACTTGGGGCATCCTCCCCTACGCcccaaaaatgtgtgtttatttaattttatttttttctggtgCGTATTGTTTGTCGTGTTGTGCTCCCCCCAGGCTCTGTTTACTCTCACAACGTTGGAACTAAAAAGCAGCTGACTTTGCCTTTAAGCATGACTCAAATTAGCTTAGAAGCTTTGGGGGAAAAACATGTCGTCGTCTTCATTTTGGCCAAACTgctgcgcccccccccccagggaTGGCCCACCCTGCCCCACACTTTGAAGGCCGCTGCTCTGTAGTGTCTCTTGCGTCAGATATTTCATCAtttgatcattattattattattattgtgtaattcattattttattatgttcatTAATTTATGCAATATTTATATTACTTTAATTCatgttatatgtattttatgtatttaattaagTAAAAATGAATTTGGCCACTTTCTTAGTTAAATCATGATTATTGTCCCTTCacaaaaatgttattgtttgctttcaaACAGTTATCAAGtatccttattattattattattattattattgaattaatGCTACAGTATTTCAATATATGAATTTATATataatttgtattaatttaattaatggaatatatatatatatatatatattttttttttttttaattattaaatacTAATTAAATTATGCAATTTCTTTTGCtaattttgtcattatttaatttatatatcatttaaataatatatatatattatgtgcATTAAGTTAAtgagtatattttttattgtaatgaatgaaatactacttaaataaatgatgacaatttttttgttacattttaatgAAAGTTTTGTCATGGAaatggtattttattttgtattacatGTGTTTGAGATAACTGTatcattactgttattattgtttaatgaatgttattatatcatttaaagtttgaatttgttatttgtattaatttaatgtaatatttattttattgtaatccATTAAATgctaattaaatattttttttaattcaatcttGAAAGTTCatgaaaattgtttttttttttttagttttgtagtACATCCAtgaatgtaatatttattttattctaattAATTCAACGCTCATTAAATAAATGgtgacaatatttttttgttagattgtAATGAAAAAGGTATTTTATAGTTTGTATTAAATGTGTTTGAAgatgttttaattattattctTGAATGATTTAATCAGAAGTGCTGAAAGAAAAGGAATTGTATGAAAAGTGTTTGAGGCTGTTGAGATGTTTCTACTTGAGATGTTATTCTCTCGCCTCCTCCCATCAGGTGACCAAGAAGGTAAAGTCTATCCAGATGTTTCGGAAGCCGGTCTCGGGGGCCATGCAGGGGGACCgcgtgggtgtgtgcgtgaccCAGTTTGACCCCAAGCTGTTGGAGCGGGGCGTCGTGTGCACCCCGGGCTCCCTGCGCACCGTCCACGCGGCCGTCATCTCCGCCAGAAAGATCGGCTACTTCAAGGGCTCCCTCAGCACGCGGGCCAAGTTCCACGTCACCGTGGGACACGAGACCGTCATGGCGAGGGTGACCTTCTTCGGCCTTCCCGAGCCACGTTCGGACACACCCGACCTACAGCCGTGCTCGCTGGAAAGCGCCTTCGCTTTGGACAGGGAGTACGTTTACCAGGAAGACTACGTCACCGCTCAGGGAGAGTCCGGCTCAGGCCCCGACCCAGAGCAGTGGGCATTGTTGGAGTTCGAGCGTCCGGTCACGTGCCCTTTACTCTGCCTGGTGATCGGTTCCAAGCTGGACGCCGACATCCACGCCaacgcgtgccgcttggccttcCAAGGACGCCTGCTGCACGGCTTTGAGGGTAAAGGCTACGCTGAGAGCGACCTCCCTGGCCTGCTCATCTACAAGACCAAGCACAAGGAGGGACAAGTGGAGAGGGTGAGTGCTCGCTCAAAGCTCTCATTTTAATGCGCCCTCGTTATCACTCGCCCTCGTTTTTGCCTTTGCCTCTATGCCCTCTCCGTCACCCCGCAGCCCTCCTGCTGATCTCGCTTCTTTGAATGTTTCTCATCGCTGGTGGCACTGGAGCATGGCTCGCACACAAAGCCCACATTGTGccttcacaaacacacacgtacacacaaacAAGCGTGCCCTGGTGTTTGAGACATGTGGGTGCACATGCCTGTGTcacagacgtgtgtgtgtgtgtggccgcCTGACGCCGCTCGCTCCGTCTAGCTGTCAGAGACTGGCGctgtttggacacacctgagtGGCGCAGGAATACCCACATGACTCGTAGTTCAGATGACTCGTCTTCCCCGTCGAGCATCTGACTCGACAGTTGTCACTCGCTGACTCAGTCTTTAAGGATTATACAAAAACTACAAaagtgaattttattttttttgtagagCAGTGCCACAGGGGGCATGGAGGAACCCACAGAATCAtggaagtttattttttttattctaatcaTACCGGCCATCTGCGTGTTactctccatgaaccaggaagtagctgcTAATTACCCAACCcatgcacaaacaaacacaatttgaaaagtaactagaaaagcacctccgccaagcgccgtagttgccccccatattgtgatttacacaaatattagtcctacatttctTTTATCTCcatatttagattgctaatgttagcattctagcaatgcatgttttaaaatgaaacttttattatgaagggagaaaaaaacatccaaagctacatggccctgtgtgaaacagTGAAAAACCTAATccctggttgggc from Dunckerocampus dactyliophorus isolate RoL2022-P2 chromosome 8, RoL_Ddac_1.1, whole genome shotgun sequence encodes:
- the eefsec gene encoding selenocysteine-specific elongation factor, whose translation is MADSRTETLNFNVGVLGHVDSGKTSLARALSSTASTAAFDKNPQSRERGITLDLGFSSFTVDLPDHLRDSEGGRPYDRLQFTLVDCPGHASLIRTIIGGAQIIDLMMLVVDVVKGVQTQTAECLLIGELTCPRMVVVLNKTDLLPASKRQSAVEKMTRRLHKTLENTRFKDCPVIAVAAKPGGPEAPDAEEPQGVSELIELLKEQTYLPRRDPGGDLLMAVDHCFSIRGQGTVMTGTILQGSLAVNDTVEIPALKVTKKVKSIQMFRKPVSGAMQGDRVGVCVTQFDPKLLERGVVCTPGSLRTVHAAVISARKIGYFKGSLSTRAKFHVTVGHETVMARVTFFGLPEPRSDTPDLQPCSLESAFALDREYVYQEDYVTAQGESGSGPDPEQWALLEFERPVTCPLLCLVIGSKLDADIHANACRLAFQGRLLHGFEGKGYAESDLPGLLIYKTKHKEGQVERATDDYTVIGRNLFKKETNLQVFVGLKVTLSTGETGVIEGGFGQSGKFKIRVQEGLRPDTKQLLSSSSKKKGKAGGKDGATIEEEPKADAHHVNIHLNFKRYVFDPHKKMVQL